A genomic stretch from Brucella sp. BE17 includes:
- the mobB gene encoding molybdopterin-guanine dinucleotide biosynthesis protein B, whose amino-acid sequence MTQKLFGITGWKNSGKTTMTEKLLRCLTERGYRIATIKHAHHDFDIDHENTDSWRHRKAGAAEVAIVSQRRFAIMHENLDQPEPTLQEIVARLSPCDLVLVEGYKRESHKKLELRRTGGHDGPPLAADDPAIVAIASDYPSDYPQAECTLPTFSIDAIEEIADFIEEQMAL is encoded by the coding sequence ATGACGCAAAAACTCTTCGGCATTACCGGCTGGAAAAATTCCGGCAAGACCACAATGACCGAAAAATTGCTGCGATGCCTCACCGAGCGCGGCTACCGCATCGCCACCATCAAACATGCCCATCATGATTTCGATATCGATCATGAGAACACGGATTCCTGGCGGCATCGCAAGGCAGGAGCCGCCGAGGTCGCCATCGTCTCGCAACGGCGTTTCGCCATCATGCACGAAAATCTGGATCAGCCTGAGCCAACCTTGCAAGAAATCGTGGCCCGGCTCTCACCCTGCGATCTTGTTCTGGTTGAAGGCTACAAGCGGGAATCACACAAAAAACTAGAACTGCGCCGAACCGGAGGTCATGACGGTCCGCCACTGGCAGCCGATGATCCGGCAATAGTGGCGATTGCCAGTGATTATCCAAGTGATTATCCACAAGCCGAGTGCACACTTCCGACATTCAGCATCGATGCTATCGAGGAAATCGCAGACTTTATCGAAGAGCAGATGGCACTTTGA
- a CDS encoding ABC transporter permease encodes MENYATLLSFGPGGWGFSIAWGLLVTISLALATLPVGLALGFLVALGKRSQEPSLRLAANIYTTIFRGLPELLTLFLVYFGASLGLQKLLALFDINANIEINAFAAGMVALGFVFSSYSSEVFLSAFRAIPNGQYEGGYAVGLTRTLTMRKVIFPQLIRIALPGLANLWLVLLKDTSLVSVITLSDIMRQTQIAARVTKEPFLFFGFACLLYLALAIISSYFINRIARWADAGNQNARGA; translated from the coding sequence ATGGAAAATTACGCCACTTTGTTGAGTTTCGGCCCCGGGGGCTGGGGCTTCAGTATCGCCTGGGGACTTTTGGTCACCATCAGTCTTGCACTGGCGACCCTGCCGGTCGGCCTTGCGCTTGGTTTTCTTGTAGCCCTTGGTAAGCGATCGCAAGAGCCGTCCTTACGACTGGCCGCAAACATCTACACCACCATTTTCCGTGGCCTGCCTGAACTTCTCACACTGTTTCTGGTCTATTTCGGTGCATCGCTGGGATTACAGAAATTGCTGGCGCTGTTCGATATCAATGCCAATATTGAGATCAACGCGTTTGCAGCGGGTATGGTGGCGCTGGGTTTCGTGTTCTCGTCTTATTCGAGTGAAGTGTTTCTGTCGGCTTTTCGCGCTATTCCCAACGGTCAGTATGAAGGCGGTTATGCGGTTGGGCTCACGCGCACGCTCACCATGCGCAAGGTCATTTTTCCGCAACTGATCCGCATTGCCCTGCCCGGTCTGGCCAATCTCTGGCTGGTGCTTTTGAAAGACACCTCGCTTGTCTCGGTCATCACGCTGTCCGACATCATGCGTCAAACACAGATTGCGGCCCGCGTGACCAAGGAGCCGTTTCTTTTCTTCGGCTTTGCCTGCTTGCTCTATCTGGCGCTGGCGATCATTTCGTCCTATTTCATCAACCGCATTGCCCGATGGGCTGATGCGGGCAATCAAAATGCCCGGGGTGCATGA
- a CDS encoding ABC transporter substrate-binding protein: protein MRVLKRIVTAASVATIAVMAGNMTITAAKAQEPLKITIGTEGAYPPFNFIKPDGTLAGFEIDIANALCDEMKAQCTFVTQEWDGTIPALQAGKFDAFMASMSITEERKKQVDFSNKYYNTPPGIAAPKDTDIKGVTKEDLAGKTIGVQGSTTHANYSEKTFTDSTIKTYPTAEEYRLDLANGRLDAVNDDVVTLNEWLDSPDGACCKLVGTFSPVTEIHGPGVGVAFKKGSSDLIEKFNTAIKAIRANGKYKVINDKYFDFDAYGAED, encoded by the coding sequence ATGCGCGTTTTAAAGCGTATCGTTACGGCAGCCTCGGTGGCAACCATCGCCGTCATGGCGGGCAACATGACCATTACCGCAGCTAAGGCTCAGGAGCCTCTGAAAATCACCATTGGTACGGAAGGTGCCTATCCGCCCTTCAACTTCATCAAGCCGGACGGAACACTGGCAGGGTTCGAGATCGATATTGCCAATGCGCTTTGTGATGAGATGAAGGCACAATGCACTTTCGTCACACAGGAATGGGACGGGACTATCCCCGCGCTTCAGGCCGGCAAATTCGACGCCTTCATGGCGTCCATGTCGATCACGGAAGAGCGCAAGAAGCAGGTTGATTTCTCGAACAAATATTACAATACGCCTCCCGGTATCGCAGCACCGAAGGATACCGACATCAAGGGCGTGACCAAGGAAGACCTGGCGGGTAAAACAATCGGCGTTCAGGGTTCGACAACCCACGCCAATTATTCGGAAAAGACTTTTACCGACAGCACGATCAAAACCTACCCAACGGCGGAAGAATATCGCCTTGATCTGGCAAACGGACGTCTTGATGCAGTCAATGACGATGTGGTCACACTGAACGAATGGCTGGATTCACCCGATGGCGCATGTTGCAAATTGGTCGGCACGTTCTCTCCGGTCACAGAGATTCACGGTCCGGGCGTCGGCGTCGCTTTCAAGAAGGGCAGTAGCGATCTGATCGAGAAGTTCAATACTGCGATCAAGGCGATCCGTGCGAATGGAAAATATAAGGTAATCAACGATAAATATTTCGATTTCGACGCTTATGGTGCCGAAGACTGA
- a CDS encoding NAD(P)-dependent oxidoreductase, producing the protein MTTTAKVAFLGLGVMGYPMAGHLRTKGGHEVTVYNRTLKKAEKWAAEFGGSFAPTPAETARDADFIFACVGNDDDLRSITLGADGAFSTMKKDAIFIDNTTASAEVARELAAEAEKRGFHFIDAPVSGGQTGAENGVLSVMVGASEPVFERAKPVIDAYARSIGLMGPVGSGQLAKMVNQICIAGLVQGLAEGIHFGKRAGLDIEKLISVISKGAAGSWQMENRSPTMNEGKYDFGFAVDWMRKDLGICLDEANRNGAVLPVTALVDQFYKEVQLNGGGRWDTSSLLSRLEK; encoded by the coding sequence ATGACGACCACTGCAAAAGTAGCCTTTCTCGGTCTTGGTGTGATGGGCTACCCGATGGCAGGCCACCTCAGAACCAAGGGGGGGCACGAGGTCACGGTCTATAATCGCACGCTCAAGAAGGCTGAAAAATGGGCGGCGGAATTTGGCGGCAGTTTTGCGCCAACGCCAGCGGAAACCGCACGTGATGCCGATTTCATCTTTGCCTGTGTCGGTAATGATGACGATCTTCGATCCATCACGCTTGGTGCTGACGGGGCATTTTCCACGATGAAGAAAGACGCAATCTTTATCGACAACACGACCGCTTCCGCAGAAGTGGCGCGCGAACTCGCCGCTGAAGCCGAAAAGCGCGGCTTTCATTTCATCGACGCGCCTGTTTCCGGTGGGCAGACTGGCGCTGAAAATGGTGTTTTGAGTGTTATGGTCGGTGCATCGGAGCCCGTCTTTGAGCGCGCCAAACCGGTGATCGACGCCTATGCCCGCTCCATAGGACTGATGGGACCGGTCGGATCGGGGCAATTGGCCAAGATGGTCAACCAGATCTGCATTGCCGGTCTTGTGCAGGGATTGGCCGAAGGCATCCACTTCGGCAAGCGAGCGGGTCTCGACATCGAGAAACTGATTTCGGTCATTTCCAAGGGCGCTGCCGGATCGTGGCAGATGGAAAACCGCTCGCCTACGATGAATGAAGGCAAATATGATTTCGGCTTTGCGGTCGACTGGATGCGCAAGGATCTTGGCATTTGTCTTGATGAAGCCAATCGCAACGGCGCGGTTCTGCCGGTAACAGCACTTGTCGACCAGTTTTACAAGGAAGTGCAGCTTAACGGCGGCGGCCGCTGGGATACGTCCTCGCTTTTGTCGCGACTGGAAAAATAG
- the mobA gene encoding molybdenum cofactor guanylyltransferase MobA, with translation MLNKDFAGAIIAGGRSSRMQNNGIAGDKFLQPLGSSPVIAHVAKRLKPQVNRLFINANGNPARLAALDLSIVADNYNRHGGPLPGILTALNEARGFPWLVTAAADTPFLPHDLVTRLIQHQLKTGFDIVLASSADRVHPLFGLWRTSLVPRLKDWLSTCDKASVLAFACFNGFEAVDFPFQTTQDGSEHYDPFFNINRPEDLVTARRLNGVIA, from the coding sequence TTGCTAAACAAAGATTTTGCAGGGGCGATCATCGCAGGTGGTCGATCAAGCCGAATGCAGAATAACGGCATAGCGGGAGACAAATTTCTCCAGCCGCTTGGTTCCAGTCCTGTCATTGCACATGTCGCCAAGCGGCTGAAACCACAGGTTAACCGGCTTTTCATCAATGCAAATGGCAATCCCGCACGCCTGGCAGCACTCGACCTTTCAATCGTTGCCGATAATTACAATAGGCATGGCGGCCCCTTGCCCGGCATATTGACAGCCTTGAATGAGGCGAGAGGTTTTCCGTGGCTGGTGACAGCCGCTGCCGACACACCCTTTCTGCCGCATGATCTGGTGACAAGACTCATCCAGCATCAACTAAAAACAGGCTTTGACATCGTATTGGCAAGTTCTGCGGACCGCGTTCATCCGCTTTTCGGTCTGTGGCGGACCAGCCTGGTCCCTCGGCTGAAAGACTGGCTCTCAACATGCGATAAGGCAAGTGTGCTTGCTTTTGCATGTTTCAACGGTTTTGAGGCCGTAGACTTTCCGTTTCAGACAACCCAAGATGGATCGGAACACTATGATCCGTTTTTCAATATCAACCGTCCCGAGGACCTCGTCACGGCGCGGCGGCTTAATGGGGTGATTGCATGA
- a CDS encoding ABC transporter permease, producing MRKAVTSPDTTMLPPPEIRRWTGARIAGHLIVAVWLLLFAGLALYLYNVWRVDLFETYAPRYWSGLLITLQLVIISILVGAILSLPVTAMRMSKNRLLRAIAFGYVYFFRGTPLLAQTFLIYYGFGTFRPFLDSIGLWVFFRDAWSCALIAFSLNTSAYQAEILRGAIQSVTAGQWEGAAALGLSKRVTFWKIILPQALIVALRPYGNEIILMIKGSAIVAIITVLDLMGETRRAYSRTFDFQTYLWAAVIYLLIVEMLRHIWDYLERRLTRHLAR from the coding sequence ATGCGCAAAGCTGTCACAAGCCCCGATACAACTATGCTTCCCCCACCAGAAATCAGGCGCTGGACCGGCGCGAGGATTGCGGGCCATCTTATCGTTGCGGTCTGGCTACTGCTTTTTGCGGGGCTTGCGCTTTATCTTTATAACGTCTGGCGTGTTGATCTTTTCGAGACCTATGCACCGCGTTACTGGTCCGGCTTGCTGATCACCCTGCAACTGGTGATAATTTCAATCCTCGTCGGGGCGATCCTGTCATTGCCGGTCACGGCCATGCGCATGTCAAAAAACCGTTTATTGCGAGCCATAGCCTTCGGTTACGTCTATTTCTTTCGTGGTACACCGCTTCTGGCCCAGACCTTCCTGATCTATTACGGATTTGGCACATTTCGGCCATTTCTGGACAGCATTGGTCTTTGGGTGTTCTTCCGCGATGCGTGGAGCTGCGCACTGATTGCCTTCTCGCTCAATACGTCCGCCTACCAAGCGGAAATTCTGCGTGGTGCTATCCAGAGCGTGACTGCCGGTCAATGGGAAGGTGCTGCAGCGCTTGGCCTTTCCAAACGCGTCACTTTCTGGAAGATCATTCTTCCACAGGCCTTGATCGTGGCGCTGCGCCCCTATGGCAACGAAATCATCCTGATGATCAAGGGATCGGCCATTGTCGCCATCATCACCGTGCTCGACCTTATGGGAGAAACAAGACGCGCCTATTCACGCACCTTTGATTTCCAGACATACCTGTGGGCCGCTGTCATCTATCTGCTGATCGTGGAAATGCTGCGTCATATCTGGGATTATCTGGAGCGCCGTCTGACGCGCCATCTCGCCAGATGA
- a CDS encoding glutathione S-transferase yields MLKIWGRQNSSNVKKVLWAAQELNLDYQRFDLGGHFGGLDNPDFLKCNPNGLVPLLEDGETVLWESNTIVRYLAAVYGKGSLWIDDPAQRAQAEKWMDWASTTLVNDFRDVIQHLVRLPDEKRDPAIARRAAEGLARSMTIAENALSEAPWFSGQSLGIGDIPLGVIAYGWFGLSIERPSLPRLEDWYHRLQARPTYRSTIMIPIT; encoded by the coding sequence ATGCTGAAAATCTGGGGCCGTCAGAATTCGTCCAATGTCAAAAAAGTGCTGTGGGCAGCACAGGAACTGAACCTCGATTACCAGCGCTTCGATCTCGGCGGGCATTTCGGCGGTCTCGATAATCCCGATTTTCTGAAATGCAATCCAAACGGCCTCGTGCCTCTACTCGAAGACGGTGAGACGGTTCTGTGGGAATCCAATACTATCGTCCGCTATCTCGCTGCCGTTTATGGCAAGGGTAGCCTATGGATTGACGACCCGGCACAACGTGCCCAGGCTGAAAAATGGATGGATTGGGCATCGACAACGTTGGTCAATGATTTCCGCGATGTCATTCAACATCTGGTGCGATTGCCAGATGAAAAGCGTGATCCGGCAATCGCACGCCGTGCCGCCGAAGGATTGGCGCGTTCCATGACGATTGCGGAAAACGCGCTTTCCGAAGCACCATGGTTCTCAGGCCAGTCTTTGGGCATTGGCGATATTCCGCTCGGCGTCATCGCCTATGGCTGGTTTGGCCTATCCATCGAGCGGCCCTCCCTGCCCCGACTGGAAGACTGGTATCATCGCCTTCAGGCGCGCCCTACCTATCGTTCGACAATTATGATCCCGATCACATGA